The Pseudomonas cucumis sequence ATGGCTTCGGTGCGGCGGCGCATCTGGCGATTCAGGTGGCGCGGGGGCGGGGCCAGCAGGTGTATGCCTTCACCCGACCGGGCGACAGCGAGGGCCAGGCCTATGCCCGAACCCTGGGCGCCGAATGGGCAGGCCCCTCGGATCAACCGCCGCCGCACCCGCTCGACGCCAGCCTGATCTTCGCCCCCGTCGGTGCGCTAGTGCCGTTGGCGCTGGAAGCCACCGTCAAGGGCGGCTGTGTGATTTGCGCGGGCATCCACATGAGCGACATCCCCGGCTTCCCTTATCGACTGCTGTGGGGCGAGCGCAGCATCCGATCGGTGGCGAACCTGACCCGCGAAGACGGCACGGCGTTTTTTGCAGAGCTGCGGCATACGCCCGTGCACAGCGACGTCACCTGTTTCGCCCTGGACGATGCCAATCAGGCACTGGCAAGCCTGCGGGCCGGTCAGGTCAAAGGGGCGATCGTGCTCATTCCCTGACGAGCGACCCCGGCTGTTTGACCGCCAGAATACTGCCCGGTACCGAGTAAAGCGCCCGTTCCGTGTTGCTGCCGATCAACCGTTCGAACCCCACCCGGTGCACGGTGCCCATCACCACCACATCGACCTGGTACTCCTCGACAAACTCACTCAGCACCGGCGCCGGCAGGCCCATGATGAAATGCCGACGCTCCGGCGGCACGCCATAGCGCTCAGCCAGAGCGACAAATGCCTGGTGCAGCGATTGCCGCAGCTCCTCCATGAAATCCACATTCCACCCGCCGCTGACCAGGGCCGCATCGCCATTGAAGGCCGGTGACAAGTCATACGCGTACAGCAGATGCAGCGATGCGTCACATTGCAGGGCCAGTGCATTCGCCGATTGAATGATGGTGTCGTTGAGGCCACTGATTTGCGTCGAGGGGTCAAACGGGTCCACCGCCGCCACAATGCGCCGGGGCAAAGCACAACGGGCCCGGTTGACCAGATGCACCGGCACCCTGCATTCGCGCAGCAGGTGGCAATCCAGAGGGGTGACGAACACGCGTTTGAGCAGCGGCTCCAGCGTGACGTCCTTGATCAGCAGGTCGGGCTTGAGCTCTTCTACGCACTTCAAGATGTCCAGCAAGGGATGAGTGGTAAAGACCACCTCCACGCTCACGTTCAATCCCTCACCACTCAGGCGCTGGATTTCTTCCGCCATCCAGCGGCGATAGCGGCGCAGATAGCGCTGGTACTCCGCCTCATCGGTTTTTTCCTCCCACAAATGGATGATCGGTGCCGGTTCTATAAACGCCCGCACATCCAGCGCCGCCCCGCTGACCTTGGCGAGGGCAACGGCGCGCTGCAAGGCCGGAGACTGGTACAGGGTTCGGTCGGCGATCAGCAACACACGTTGATATTGACCCATCACACACCTCGATTCGGTGCCGGTCCAAAGCGCCGGCCTGTTCCCAGACTGCGCCCGTTACCCCCTATCCCGGTTGATTTACATCAGATGTGAGCATTTGAGCCTGCCGGTCACGAGTGTCTGATCCAGATCAGATTCAACCGCCGCCAGCAGTGTAAAAAGAAATGAACCGCGTAGTTCGTTGCGACGCGCGAGCCTTTCAACCCGGATGGAGAATTGCACCATGCTCACTGTTAAAGAACACAATGACCGAGCCGCTGCCCTCTACGCCACCGTCACCGGACAGCACTGGATTGAAGCGCTCAGGGACGGGCGCCATGTGCTGATCCGGCCGCTGACAGAAAAAGACCGCGAGCGTGAATATGCGTTTATCAAGCAGCTGTCCCCGGAGTCGCGGCACATGCGCTTTCTGGCGCAAGTCAATGAGCCCGGCACGGCCATGCTCAACCAGTTGATGGATGTCGACGGCAAGAAGCGGTTGGCCTACGTCGCCCTGATCCACGACAACGGCAAACTGATTGAAATAGGTGTCAGCCGCTATGCCGCTACCGCCGACCATGTATGTGAATGTGCCGTGACGGTTGCCGATGAATACCAGCACCTGGGCCTGGGCACGGCACTGATGGAACACTTGATCAAGGCCGCGCGCAAGAATGGTTTCAGTGAGATGTATTCCGTCGACGCCGCCAGCAATGCGCCCATGCGTGATTTGGCCAAAGCCCTGGGTTTTGAGACCCGTCACGATCCCGATGACAGCCGTCAGGTCATTCATAGCCTCAATCTGTAAAAAAACGCCCCTCGGCATCATTGGATCCGCCGAGGGGCGTTCAACACTCAGGGCTGTAACAATGAATGCCGACCCGCCGTTCGGCTTTTTTTTCAACAGTGTCCGCCAACAACGCTAGGCTTACGGACAATGTGGTGATTATCGCCATTTTGCAGGGAGCGCAAAAATGGAACTCATTAACCGTTGGCAGTCTCTCTTCCCCGGGATGGCCCAGGGAAGATTGCCAATGAAGCTCTCCAATCATTCCAAATGGACGGTCTTGGGCACCACGGCGCTTATTCTTTTCAGCGTGCTGATATTTTTGCTGATCAAATCCTATTCCTACGACACATCGACTTACTTCGAGTCGCGCGACTTCGTTCGCCAACTCAAGCAGTTCGATGCCAATTGGAACGTGAAGATTCTGCGAGCAAAAATCGGCATAAACAACAATTTGCTTCTGGTGGCGCATCCTGAAGCAGAGCAACGCTGGCAACAACTCGACGACCTCAACGCTGCCGGCCCGCTTTCGACCCTTTGGCAATCTCGACGCCAGGGTTATCTGGATGCGGTGGAAAACAAAACCCGATTGGTTGAGCAATTCAAACAGCACAACACGGTATTGCGAACTTCACTGGATGCCCTGCCTGAACAGGAAGATGACATTCAGGCATTACTGGCAAATAACAATGACCAGGATTTAACCGCCGCCTCAAACGTATTCGATCTCACGCTGGCAACCCTTGAATACGCCCTCTATGTATCCCGCGCCAAAGCTGAAGAGATCAACCATCAACTGAATGAACTCACCAAATATGTCGATCAACTTTCACCTGAACAGCGCCAACCTTTTACTGCATTTGTCGAGCATGTAAACGCCATCGTTCGAGAGCAGCCCATCGTCAATGACCTGCTCGATCGCATTAGTGTGATTCCGGTCGCCCAGCAACTGGACAGCATCAACGAGTTATTGAACGAGACACAACGGCGCACCGGTGCGACATACCGCCAATATCACCTTTATCTCGGAATATGCGCCGGCATCATGGCGCTGCTGCTGTTGTACCTGGCCGCCCGCCTGATTCGCAGTTATGCCCTGATCAACAAGATGAACAATGAGTTACAGACGGCAAACGAGCGACTGGAACAACGGGTCGAGGAGCGCACCCGCGAACTGATCGAGGCCGAGCGTGAACTGGTCGATGCCGCACGGATGGCCGGCATGGCGGAGATCGCAACCAATGTGCTGCACAACGTCGGGAATGTGCTGAACAGCGTTAACGTCTCGGCAGATTTGATCACCCGTAAATTGGCGGTCAGCAAAACCTTGGGCCTGGGTAAAGCGGTAAACATGATGAACGAACATGCCGAAGACCTGGGGCAGTTCATGACACTCGATGAAAAAGGCAAACTGCTTCGCGGTTACCTCAATCAACTGGTCGACTCCATCGCGGCCGAGCAATCGAGCATCGTTGACGAACTGTCACAACTCACCAAAAGCATCGATCACATCAAGGACATCGTTTCCACTCAACAGGCCTATGCCGGCGCCGCCAGGCTGGTCGAGCCGTTGAACGTCGTCGACCTGTTCGAGGATGCGTTGCGCATGAATTCCGGCGCGTTGAGCCGGCACCATGTCGTGGTCACCAAGGACTACCAGGACACGCCAACGATCATCGGCGACAAACACCGACTGCTGTTGATCCTGATCAACCTGATCAGCAATGCCAAATATGCGATGTCCAAGGTCAGCGACCATCAGCGCCAGATGACGCTGGGCGTCAAGATTATCGATAACGCAACGCTGCGCCTCAGCGTAGAGGATCAGGGCGAAGGGATCGCGGCCGAGAACATGACCCGCATCTTCAATCACGGCTTCACTACGCGCAAGGAAGGTCATGGGTTTGGCCTGCACAGTTGCGCGCTCGCGGCGGTAGAGATGAACGGGCACCTGCGTGTTCACAGCGATGGACCGGGTCATGGAGCGGTTTTCACCCTGGAGA is a genomic window containing:
- a CDS encoding universal stress protein; translation: MGQYQRVLLIADRTLYQSPALQRAVALAKVSGAALDVRAFIEPAPIIHLWEEKTDEAEYQRYLRRYRRWMAEEIQRLSGEGLNVSVEVVFTTHPLLDILKCVEELKPDLLIKDVTLEPLLKRVFVTPLDCHLLRECRVPVHLVNRARCALPRRIVAAVDPFDPSTQISGLNDTIIQSANALALQCDASLHLLYAYDLSPAFNGDAALVSGGWNVDFMEELRQSLHQAFVALAERYGVPPERRHFIMGLPAPVLSEFVEEYQVDVVVMGTVHRVGFERLIGSNTERALYSVPGSILAVKQPGSLVRE
- a CDS encoding GNAT family N-acetyltransferase gives rise to the protein MLTVKEHNDRAAALYATVTGQHWIEALRDGRHVLIRPLTEKDREREYAFIKQLSPESRHMRFLAQVNEPGTAMLNQLMDVDGKKRLAYVALIHDNGKLIEIGVSRYAATADHVCECAVTVADEYQHLGLGTALMEHLIKAARKNGFSEMYSVDAASNAPMRDLAKALGFETRHDPDDSRQVIHSLNL
- a CDS encoding DAHL domain-containing protein; translated protein: MKLSNHSKWTVLGTTALILFSVLIFLLIKSYSYDTSTYFESRDFVRQLKQFDANWNVKILRAKIGINNNLLLVAHPEAEQRWQQLDDLNAAGPLSTLWQSRRQGYLDAVENKTRLVEQFKQHNTVLRTSLDALPEQEDDIQALLANNNDQDLTAASNVFDLTLATLEYALYVSRAKAEEINHQLNELTKYVDQLSPEQRQPFTAFVEHVNAIVREQPIVNDLLDRISVIPVAQQLDSINELLNETQRRTGATYRQYHLYLGICAGIMALLLLYLAARLIRSYALINKMNNELQTANERLEQRVEERTRELIEAERELVDAARMAGMAEIATNVLHNVGNVLNSVNVSADLITRKLAVSKTLGLGKAVNMMNEHAEDLGQFMTLDEKGKLLRGYLNQLVDSIAAEQSSIVDELSQLTKSIDHIKDIVSTQQAYAGAARLVEPLNVVDLFEDALRMNSGALSRHHVVVTKDYQDTPTIIGDKHRLLLILINLISNAKYAMSKVSDHQRQMTLGVKIIDNATLRLSVEDQGEGIAAENMTRIFNHGFTTRKEGHGFGLHSCALAAVEMNGHLRVHSDGPGHGAVFTLEIPLETADALPAAGMSVS